The genomic segment CCCGGCGTATGCCGGGGGCCCTCGGCACACCCCGTCCTTTTCCCATCATTCCCGCGGTCGACCTGTGGCGGCCGCAGAGAGAGACGATCATGCAGATCCTCGACGCCGTCGACGCGGCCTCGCTCCGCTCCGACATCCCCGCGTTCGCCCCCGGCGACACCGTGAAGGTGCACGTCAACATCACCGAGGGCAACCGCTCGCGCATCCAGGTCTTCCAGGGCGTCGTCATCGGCCGTTCGGGCGACGGCGTTCGCGAGACCTTCACCGTGCGCAAGATCAGCTTCCAGGTCGGCGTCGAGCGCACGTTCCCGGTGCACTCCCCGGTCATCGACCACATCGAGGTCGTGACCCGCGGTGACGTCCGCCGTGCGAAGCTCTACTACCTCCGCAACCTCCGCGGCAAGAAGGCCAAGATCAAGGAGAAGCGCGAGAACTGACACCCGCTGTCGCATCGCTTCGACGAAGCCCCGGACACCTGGCGTCCGGGGCTTCGTCCGTCTCCGCGACGCTCCGGAATGTGCGACCCTTGAACCGGGCCGCCGCGACCGTCGGTGCCTGCGAAGGAACTCCATGACGACCGAGAAGTCGGCTCCGGCCGAGTCGGCGCCCGGGCCTGACGACGCTGCCGTCCTGCAGCCGCGCCGGCGCGGCTGGCTGACCTTCCTGCGCGACGTCATCGTCATCGTCCTGATCGCCGTGCTCGTCTCGCTCGTGGTCAAGACGTTCCTGGTGCGGTCGTTCTACATCCCGTCCGGGTCGATGGAAGACACCCTGCACGTTCAGGACCGCATCCTCGTCGACGAGATCACGCCGCGGTTCGGCGATTACGCACGCGGCGACATCGTGGTGTTCCGCGACCCGGGCGGCTGGCTGCCGCCGAGCACCGACCCCGCGCGCCCGCCCGTGATCGAAGCGGTGGAATGGGCGCTGTCGCTCGTCGGTCTGGCCGCCCCCGACAGCGACGATCACCTGGTGAAGCGCGTCATCGGCCTCCCGGGCGACCATGTCGTGTGCTGCAACGCCGCAGGTCAGATCACCATCAACGACGTCGCCATCGATGAGACGGACTACCTGAAACTGCCCAGCGGCGAGGCCGCGGCATCCGGTGACTCGTTCGACGTCGTCGTGCCGGAGGGAAGCCTCTGGGTGCTGGGCGACAACCGCTACCGCTCCCGGGACTCCCGCTACAACACCGACCAGCCGGGCAAGGGGTTCGTGCCGATCGACAACCTCGTCGGGCGCGCGTTCCTCGTCACCTGGCCGTTCGACCGCTTCGGCCTGCTGGACTTCCATCATGAGGTGTTCGCGAGCGTCCCCGACGCCGCTGCGGAGGGCGGCGGGCAGTGACCGTCGCGGAGCCGCGGCTCACGCTCGAGCGTCGTCTCCTGCGTGAGCACGCGCTCGTCATCGCGTTCGACGAGGTGGGCCGCGGTGCGCTGGCCGGTCCGGTCGCGGTCGGGGCGGCGGTCATCGACGCCCCCCGCTCACGCAAGCGCATCCCGCCGGGCCTGCGGGACTCCAAGCTCGTCCCGGAGCCGAAGCGCGCCGACGTCGCGGCCCGCGCGGCGTCGTGGGTCGCCGCGAGCGCCGTGGGCTGGGCGAGTTCCGAGGAGGTCGACGAGATCGGCATCATCCGCGCGCTCGGGCTGGCGTCGATCCGCGCGCTGGCCGACCTCCGTGCCCACGGGGTGGTTCCCGAGGAGAGCATCGTCATCCTCGACGGGAACTACGACTACATCAGTCCCGCCGGTGCCTGGGGACTGACCGTGCGGCCGGTGATCAAGGCCGACCGCGACTGCGCGTCGGCGGCCGCGGCATCCGTCATCGCGAAGGTCGCGCGGGACCGTCTGATGACCGAGCTCCATGACGAGCTGCCCGCCTACAACTGGGCGCGCAACAAGGGCTATGCCAGCCCGGACCACCGTGAGGCGATCCGTCTGCACGGGATCAGCCGCCACCATCGCGCCTCGTGGTCGATCGGTGACGCGCCCACCCTCTTCTGACTGTTCGCCGGACGCGGACCGGGCGGTCCGCAGGTCCGTGCGCCCATAGGATGGAGGCACCATGGATGACGAGGTCTTCGAAGACTACGATCGCGAACTCGAACTGGCGCTCTACCGCGAGTACCGCGACGTCGTCTCGCAGTTCCAGTACGTGATCGAGACGGAACGGCGCTTCTACCTCGCGAACGAGGTCAACGTCGTGCGACGCGACACCGAGCACGACTTCTACTTCGAGATCTCCATGTCGGACGTGTGGGTGTGGGACATCTACCGGGCCGACCGGTTCGTCAAGGCCGTCCGCGTGCTGACCTTCAAGGACGTCAACGTCGAAGAGCTCTCGCGTCGCGACTTCCACCTACCCGAAGAGCTCTCCCTCGACAGCTGAGCCCCGTCGAGGCTCCTCCCCAGCCTGTCCGATCCGGCGGTCCGCCCGGGTTCTGAACGGATGCCGTCGCGCACCGTCCGCCGTGCCCTTGCCGTGCGCGAGCATGCCGGAATGGCAGACAAGGACGTGCTCGGGCGAGCGGGCGAGGATCGCGCCGCCCGCTACTTTCAGGAGCTGGGGTACACCGTCCTGGCTCGCAACTGGCGTTCCCGCGACGGCGAGCTGGATCTGGTGGTCGCCGACGCGGCAGCGCTCGTCGCCGTCGAGGTCAAGACACGGCGAGGTGAGGACTTCGGTCACCCGTTCGAGGCGATCGACGCGCGCAAGCGGGCGCGGCTGTGGCGTCTCGCCGTCGCTTTCGCGGCGGCGCATCCCGACCTCGTCCGAGGTCGCAGGCTGCGCATCGACGCGATCGGGCTGACCGGTGCGGTTCCGGACGACGCACGCCTCGAGCATCTCGTCGATGTGGAGGTGCCGTGAGCGTCGCCCGCACGTGGGCCGTGGCGCTCGTGGGCGCGCAGGGGGAGTGCGTCGACGTCGAAGCGGATCTGTCGCAGCAGACACCGGAGTTCCGCATCATCGGCCTGCCGGACAAGGCGCTCGGCGAGGCGGTCCAGCGG from the Microbacterium atlanticum genome contains:
- the rplS gene encoding 50S ribosomal protein L19, with the translated sequence MQILDAVDAASLRSDIPAFAPGDTVKVHVNITEGNRSRIQVFQGVVIGRSGDGVRETFTVRKISFQVGVERTFPVHSPVIDHIEVVTRGDVRRAKLYYLRNLRGKKAKIKEKREN
- the lepB gene encoding signal peptidase I; its protein translation is MTTEKSAPAESAPGPDDAAVLQPRRRGWLTFLRDVIVIVLIAVLVSLVVKTFLVRSFYIPSGSMEDTLHVQDRILVDEITPRFGDYARGDIVVFRDPGGWLPPSTDPARPPVIEAVEWALSLVGLAAPDSDDHLVKRVIGLPGDHVVCCNAAGQITINDVAIDETDYLKLPSGEAAASGDSFDVVVPEGSLWVLGDNRYRSRDSRYNTDQPGKGFVPIDNLVGRAFLVTWPFDRFGLLDFHHEVFASVPDAAAEGGGQ
- a CDS encoding ribonuclease HII, producing the protein MTVAEPRLTLERRLLREHALVIAFDEVGRGALAGPVAVGAAVIDAPRSRKRIPPGLRDSKLVPEPKRADVAARAASWVAASAVGWASSEEVDEIGIIRALGLASIRALADLRAHGVVPEESIVILDGNYDYISPAGAWGLTVRPVIKADRDCASAAAASVIAKVARDRLMTELHDELPAYNWARNKGYASPDHREAIRLHGISRHHRASWSIGDAPTLF
- a CDS encoding DUF2469 family protein, with amino-acid sequence MDDEVFEDYDRELELALYREYRDVVSQFQYVIETERRFYLANEVNVVRRDTEHDFYFEISMSDVWVWDIYRADRFVKAVRVLTFKDVNVEELSRRDFHLPEELSLDS
- a CDS encoding YraN family protein, coding for MADKDVLGRAGEDRAARYFQELGYTVLARNWRSRDGELDLVVADAAALVAVEVKTRRGEDFGHPFEAIDARKRARLWRLAVAFAAAHPDLVRGRRLRIDAIGLTGAVPDDARLEHLVDVEVP